A genomic region of Desulfomicrobium macestii contains the following coding sequences:
- the rarD gene encoding EamA family transporter RarD yields the protein MNPGILAAIGAYASWGMLPIYWKLLGHVPTAQLLCHRITWSFVVLAIFLVLTRRIARLRSSLCPSVWGSYVLASLLIGVNWFIYVWSVNAGYIVEASLGYFINPLLSVLLGVFFMRERLRPLQWAPLGLAAAGVIYLTFDYGRLPWIALTLAVTFSLYGLVKKKAPLGAFEGLTLETGLLLAPALAWLGWSELSSVGAFLHAGAGSDLLLMGAGVVTTAPLVMFAAAAHRIPLSMIGILQYIAPTIQFLIGVFMYHEPFSRTQFTGFSMVWLAVLLFWLERWWIGHATRPPKQ from the coding sequence ATGAACCCGGGGATTCTCGCCGCCATCGGAGCCTACGCCAGCTGGGGCATGCTGCCCATCTACTGGAAGCTTCTGGGCCACGTGCCCACAGCCCAGCTACTCTGCCATCGCATCACCTGGTCCTTCGTGGTCCTGGCCATCTTTCTGGTCTTGACCCGGCGCATCGCCAGATTACGCAGCAGCCTGTGCCCTTCGGTGTGGGGCAGCTATGTCCTGGCCAGCCTGCTCATTGGCGTGAACTGGTTCATCTATGTCTGGAGCGTCAACGCGGGCTATATCGTGGAGGCGAGCCTTGGATATTTCATAAATCCGCTGCTCTCGGTGCTGCTTGGCGTCTTCTTCATGCGCGAAAGGCTGCGGCCCCTGCAATGGGCGCCCCTGGGACTGGCTGCGGCGGGCGTGATCTACCTGACCTTCGATTACGGCCGCCTGCCCTGGATCGCCTTGACCCTGGCCGTGACCTTCAGCCTCTACGGGCTGGTCAAAAAAAAGGCGCCGCTCGGCGCTTTTGAAGGCCTGACCCTGGAGACGGGTCTGCTCCTCGCCCCCGCCCTGGCCTGGCTTGGCTGGAGCGAACTCTCGAGCGTGGGCGCGTTCCTGCATGCAGGCGCCGGCTCGGACCTGCTGCTCATGGGCGCGGGCGTGGTCACCACCGCGCCCCTGGTCATGTTCGCAGCCGCCGCGCATCGCATCCCGCTGTCCATGATCGGCATCCTGCAATACATCGCACCGACCATCCAGTTCCTGATCGGCGTCTTCATGTACCACGAACCCTTCTCCCGCACCCAGTTCACGGGATTCAGCATGGTCTGGCTGGCGGTGCTGCTGTTCTGGCTGGAACGCTGGTGGATAGGCCATGCAACCCGTCCACCCAAGCAATAA